From Arcobacter arenosus:
TACAGTTGAAGAGATGAAAAGAAAAAATGGTTTTATTAAAATTATGTTTGGTAGTGGAAATTATATTGGATGGGTAAAAGAAGAAGATGTTAGCACGAATTAGAGGTTTATTTGTATTAGTTCAGTTTTCTGTAACTGTAGCAATTGTAATTGCTGCAATGTATACGTTAAGAAACCATGTCCATAAAATTATTAAAATCTGGATGAAAGTTCAAATCTATTTATTAGGTATAAAACTAGAAGAGGTTGGAAAACTAGATGAATCATGTGATTTAGTCTTAATGAATCACCAAAGTTTATTAGATATTATTATTATGGAACATATTCACTCAAGACACTTAGCTTGGGTTGCAAAAAAAGAGATTACTGATTTACCATTCTTTGGACATATTATTAAGGGACCAAATATGATCTCAATTGACAGAGAAGATAAAGCTGGCATTATCCATTTAAT
This genomic window contains:
- a CDS encoding lysophospholipid acyltransferase family protein is translated as MLARIRGLFVLVQFSVTVAIVIAAMYTLRNHVHKIIKIWMKVQIYLLGIKLEEVGKLDESCDLVLMNHQSLLDIIIMEHIHSRHLAWVAKKEITDLPFFGHIIKGPNMISIDREDKAGIIHLIKEVKDRLGRGRPIAMFPEGTRSTGKKMFDFKPGARLIGNKFNLKVQPVIIINTRAILDSKKLTQTPGIVKVIYLDPIQADKNTDWFEKTEQNMKSVFEKEINK